In one window of Frigoriglobus tundricola DNA:
- a CDS encoding DUF1559 domain-containing protein has translation MTAFTARKRGFTLIELLVVIAIIAILVGLILPAVQKVREAAARMKCQNNLKQMALGLHNYHDANGKLPPGRDNNNFSTHVYLLPYIEQGNVCNTMNMMVPYTDPANATAAATRIKIFECPSDPGTGSVPAGWAPTNYRVNQGSGLLWGLPTSSGSNAGFPGPNGPFFLDSETRITAITDGTSNTAMVSEALTGSFNAAVTSPNNTQRLGQAVGLYPATPDEAYQMCESVGYQNLQYNGMSNTGAPWTYGYHSTTVYFHVGPPNSRSCMYPSGRIGTAARSAHTNGVNAGMCDGSVRFVTNSIPLATWRAMGSMAGGEVFSDQ, from the coding sequence ATGACGGCTTTTACCGCCCGGAAGCGGGGCTTTACGCTCATCGAGTTGCTGGTGGTCATCGCGATCATCGCCATCCTGGTCGGCCTGATCCTGCCGGCCGTTCAGAAGGTGCGTGAGGCGGCCGCCCGCATGAAGTGCCAGAACAACCTCAAGCAGATGGCGCTCGGGCTGCACAACTACCACGACGCGAACGGCAAACTGCCGCCGGGCCGCGACAACAACAACTTTTCGACCCACGTGTACCTCCTGCCGTACATCGAGCAGGGCAACGTCTGCAACACCATGAACATGATGGTGCCCTACACCGACCCGGCGAACGCCACCGCCGCCGCGACCCGGATCAAGATCTTCGAGTGCCCCTCCGATCCGGGGACGGGCTCCGTTCCGGCCGGGTGGGCACCGACCAACTACCGCGTGAACCAGGGCAGCGGGCTCCTGTGGGGGCTGCCCACGAGTAGCGGCTCGAACGCCGGCTTCCCCGGGCCGAACGGCCCGTTCTTCCTCGACAGCGAGACCCGGATCACCGCGATCACCGACGGGACGAGCAACACCGCGATGGTCAGCGAAGCGCTCACGGGCAGTTTCAACGCCGCCGTGACGAGCCCGAACAACACCCAGCGGCTCGGCCAGGCGGTCGGGCTGTACCCCGCGACGCCGGACGAGGCGTACCAGATGTGCGAATCGGTGGGCTACCAGAACCTGCAATACAACGGGATGTCCAACACCGGCGCACCGTGGACCTACGGGTACCACTCGACGACGGTCTACTTCCACGTCGGCCCGCCGAACTCGCGGTCGTGCATGTACCCCAGCGGGCGGATCGGGACCGCGGCCCGCAGCGCGCACACGAACGGCGTGAACGCCGGCATGTGCGACGGCTCGGTCCGGTTCGTGACCAATTCCATCCCGCTCGCGACCTGGCGGGCGATGGGTTCGATGGCCGGGGGCGAAGTGTTCTCCGATCAGTAA
- a CDS encoding LysR family transcriptional regulator: MDEHAFSSSVIQRIVTAAARFSSFRDATDAVQMTGVHISENQVRRLAHEVGRELIAARDQKVVEHRRRQLEPRTAVVPEAVVVEIDGGRIRTRAADAGPGVHQAQNKEDKVACLATLSGPAFAADPCPEPPESFRCPRRVQRLVQLMKGSAGEAAAQENPDEPTPPVPLVGESEGSERWSPKRLVRTCVASLETSASFGPMMGAEAQERHFYEAPRRAFVADGSAYNWSIHRGYFGTFEPIVDFLHAVCYVFSSATAVSADETSGWSQYLVWMRACWQGRVGDVLTELDHWQERLGESPPGEAQTAEERRDPRRVVAQARSYLGNNRDRMAYPRYRREGLPTTSSLVESLVGEVNARVKSKQKHWNRPAGAESILQLRAAVLSQDDRMSRFFAERPGCPFRKRDTLCHESEDVPAQTAA, from the coding sequence TTGGATGAGCACGCCTTCAGTTCCTCGGTCATCCAGCGCATCGTCACGGCCGCCGCACGGTTCTCCTCGTTCCGTGATGCCACCGACGCCGTGCAGATGACCGGGGTCCACATCAGCGAGAACCAGGTGCGCCGATTGGCTCACGAGGTCGGGCGCGAACTCATCGCCGCGCGCGACCAGAAGGTGGTCGAGCACCGGCGCCGCCAGTTGGAACCCCGGACCGCGGTGGTGCCCGAGGCCGTGGTGGTCGAGATCGACGGGGGGCGGATTCGGACCCGCGCCGCGGACGCCGGTCCGGGTGTTCACCAGGCCCAGAACAAGGAGGACAAGGTCGCGTGTCTGGCCACGTTGAGCGGTCCCGCGTTCGCCGCGGACCCGTGTCCCGAGCCGCCCGAATCGTTCCGATGTCCGCGTCGCGTGCAGCGTCTGGTGCAGCTGATGAAGGGATCGGCGGGCGAAGCGGCGGCCCAAGAAAACCCGGACGAACCGACGCCTCCGGTGCCGCTGGTCGGGGAATCCGAAGGGTCCGAACGTTGGTCCCCGAAGCGGTTGGTGAGGACCTGTGTGGCGAGCCTGGAGACGAGTGCCTCGTTCGGTCCGATGATGGGTGCGGAGGCCCAAGAGCGGCACTTTTATGAGGCCCCGCGTCGGGCGTTCGTGGCCGACGGTAGCGCATACAACTGGTCGATCCATCGGGGGTACTTCGGGACCTTCGAACCGATCGTGGATTTCCTGCACGCGGTCTGTTACGTGTTCTCGTCGGCTACGGCGGTGAGCGCCGATGAGACATCGGGTTGGTCCCAATACTTGGTCTGGATGCGCGCGTGTTGGCAGGGTCGCGTCGGGGACGTGCTGACCGAATTGGACCACTGGCAGGAGCGCCTGGGCGAGTCCCCGCCGGGTGAGGCACAGACGGCCGAGGAGCGTCGAGATCCGCGTCGCGTGGTGGCCCAGGCGCGGAGCTACTTGGGGAACAATCGGGACCGCATGGCGTACCCGCGGTACCGACGGGAGGGATTGCCAACGACGAGCAGTTTGGTCGAATCACTGGTGGGCGAGGTCAACGCTCGGGTGAAGAGCAAGCAGAAGCATTGGAACCGTCCCGCGGGAGCCGAATCGATCTTGCAACTGCGTGCCGCCGTGCTGAGCCAAGACGACCGCATGAGCCGGTTCTTCGCGGAACGGCCCGGGTGCCCGTTCCGCAAACGAGATACACTCTGCCATGAATCAGAGGATGTCCCGGCGCAAACCGCGGCGTGA
- a CDS encoding response regulator → MTATDIVESPLGGLRVLVAEGEEDGAVALTAVLRYNGFDTREARTEEDMMRTARETGPAVLILDLDLPGGDNCDVIRRVLKLPNPPEVVVVTAHTAPALRTAALRAGAAAYLLKPADPIELVRLVTRLGAKL, encoded by the coding sequence ATGACGGCTACCGACATTGTCGAAAGCCCGTTGGGTGGGCTGCGGGTGCTGGTCGCGGAGGGCGAGGAGGACGGCGCCGTGGCCCTCACCGCGGTGCTGCGCTACAACGGCTTCGACACGCGGGAGGCGCGGACCGAGGAGGACATGATGCGCACGGCCCGCGAGACCGGGCCGGCGGTACTGATCCTCGACCTCGACTTACCGGGAGGCGACAACTGCGACGTCATCCGGCGCGTCCTTAAGCTCCCGAACCCGCCCGAGGTAGTGGTCGTGACCGCGCACACCGCTCCGGCGCTCCGGACCGCGGCGCTTCGGGCCGGTGCGGCCGCGTACTTACTGAAACCCGCGGACCCGATAGAACTCGTCCGACTCGTCACCCGCCTCGGTGCGAAGCTCTGA
- a CDS encoding carboxymuconolactone decarboxylase family protein, with protein MTALTFTLFLGAATAADPVPAPAESSKPVALTRDEEKALLEKHKAAKPRLPMPPADPSNPLARVNNGAFRAHYLPPDLRDSGFARDPDPAMTLDNTFKVKLFWITSRGNNCYYCLGHQEYKLLGAGVSDDDIAALDGDWRAAPAKERAAYAFTKALTHAPHRVTAADIAALKAHYTATQVAEILVTVAGYNSTNRWTDGLNIPGEGDGARFKKDGITADFSTFKTPTSDKYAEQRTAVAPVKLAARPPLEARDKVEALWKAPRTPALPLADAKAVGEVWGAGAAPNWAALLATFPKAMKGRVVGLKNATEKGNLDAKLKAQIAWVAARHDRAWYALAVARERLLRAGVSADDVWKLDGDRKHLTESEQAALALTEVLTVAPWQVTDEMVERCRKSFKDAEVAEIVYHACNAAFFDRVTEAAQLPLDK; from the coding sequence ATGACCGCGCTCACGTTCACCCTGTTCCTCGGCGCCGCGACCGCGGCCGACCCCGTCCCGGCGCCGGCGGAGTCGTCCAAGCCCGTCGCTCTGACCCGCGACGAGGAGAAGGCGCTCCTCGAAAAGCACAAGGCGGCGAAGCCGCGGCTGCCGATGCCGCCGGCCGATCCGAGCAACCCCCTCGCCCGCGTGAACAACGGGGCGTTCCGCGCCCACTACCTCCCGCCGGACCTCCGGGACTCCGGCTTCGCGCGCGACCCCGACCCGGCCATGACCCTGGACAACACGTTCAAGGTGAAGCTGTTCTGGATCACCTCGCGCGGGAACAACTGCTACTACTGCCTCGGGCACCAGGAGTACAAGTTGCTCGGCGCCGGCGTGAGCGACGACGACATCGCCGCCCTCGACGGCGACTGGCGCGCCGCTCCGGCGAAGGAGCGGGCCGCGTACGCGTTCACGAAGGCGCTGACGCACGCCCCGCACCGCGTCACCGCGGCCGACATCGCGGCGCTCAAGGCGCACTATACCGCGACCCAGGTGGCGGAGATCCTCGTGACCGTCGCGGGGTACAACTCGACCAACCGCTGGACCGACGGGCTGAACATCCCGGGCGAGGGCGACGGCGCGCGGTTCAAGAAGGACGGGATCACGGCCGACTTCAGCACCTTCAAGACGCCGACCTCCGACAAGTACGCGGAGCAGCGGACCGCGGTCGCGCCGGTCAAACTCGCCGCCCGGCCGCCGCTGGAAGCGCGGGACAAGGTCGAGGCGCTCTGGAAGGCGCCGCGGACCCCGGCGCTGCCCCTGGCCGACGCGAAGGCGGTCGGGGAGGTGTGGGGCGCCGGGGCCGCGCCGAACTGGGCGGCGCTGCTCGCGACCTTCCCGAAGGCGATGAAGGGCCGCGTCGTCGGTCTGAAGAACGCGACGGAGAAGGGGAACCTGGACGCGAAGCTGAAGGCGCAGATCGCGTGGGTCGCGGCGCGCCACGACCGCGCCTGGTACGCGCTGGCGGTCGCCCGCGAGCGGCTCCTGAGGGCCGGCGTGAGCGCGGACGACGTCTGGAAGTTGGACGGCGACCGCAAGCACCTGACCGAGAGCGAACAGGCCGCACTGGCCCTGACCGAGGTTCTCACCGTCGCCCCGTGGCAGGTGACCGACGAGATGGTCGAGCGGTGCCGGAAGTCGTTCAAGGACGCGGAGGTCGCGGAAATCGTCTACCACGCGTGCAACGCGGCGTTCTTCGACCGCGTGACCGAGGCCGCTCAGCTCCCGCTTGACAAGTAA